AATGTAGATGGAGCGCTAGCTGCTTCAGTATTTCACAAAAAAATTATTAATATTAACAAATTAAAATATTTTTTAACACAAAAAGGTATACAAATTAGATTATGCTGATTAACACGCAACTTCATCAAAACAAAATTAATTGGACGAAAACAAATAATAATAAACTTATACCTGCAATAATACAACACGCCACATCGGGTGAAGTATTAATGCTAGGTTATATGAATGAAGCCTCAATAATACAAACAGAAAAAACAAGGAAAGTAACATTTTTTTCAAGAAGTAAAAATAGATTGTGGACTAAAGGCGAACAATCTGGAAATATATTACAATTAATTGATTGGTATTTAGATTGTGATAATGACTCATTATTAATTCTTGCATTACCACATGGTCCAACATGTCATTTCCATACTAATAGCTGTTTTCATCCTGCCATAACAACCTTTAGCTTTCTCTATCAATTAGAACACTTTCTATCCTTAAAAAAAAATATATCCCACCAATTGGGTAATACACAATCATCTTATACAGCTAAATTATACTCTCAAGGCATAAAACGTATTGCACAAAAAGTCGGAGAAGAAGGCATAGAAACTGCTTTAGCAGCAGTTACACACAATAATAATAAAACAGAAATTATCAACGAAGCAGCAGACTTAATATATCATCTATTAGTATTACTACAACATACATCATTAACATTTAGCGTTGTACTACAAGAATTACAAAAAAGACATTATAATAATCAAAAAAAATCTACAACCCATAAATCTCATGATAAATAGAAACAATAAATTACACTGATTAAATAGTTTACTTAAATAATTTAACTAACAAAATGAATTGCGGTAATAATATCACTCTAAAAATTTACTTACACATCGCCCATAATATATTTCATCCTACATATACTCAACACTTTTATATAATCACTTTATGATAATAAAATTAAAAAATTTTAATTTTATGTATGCAGTCTTATGCAATTAAAATATAAACCTAATTATATTAAAAATAATAATTTTTATATCAACTGTAATTATATTACTATTTTAACCAACACGTATGGAAAACGCCGGGTCTATCAGACCGAGCATAAGTATGTGCCCCAAAACAATCTCTTTGAGCTTGAATAAGATTTGCAGGTAACACTTTACTACGATA
This sequence is a window from Candidatus Blochmannia ocreatus. Protein-coding genes within it:
- the hisIE gene encoding bifunctional phosphoribosyl-AMP cyclohydrolase/phosphoribosyl-ATP diphosphatase HisIE; this encodes MLINTQLHQNKINWTKTNNNKLIPAIIQHATSGEVLMLGYMNEASIIQTEKTRKVTFFSRSKNRLWTKGEQSGNILQLIDWYLDCDNDSLLILALPHGPTCHFHTNSCFHPAITTFSFLYQLEHFLSLKKNISHQLGNTQSSYTAKLYSQGIKRIAQKVGEEGIETALAAVTHNNNKTEIINEAADLIYHLLVLLQHTSLTFSVVLQELQKRHYNNQKKSTTHKSHDK